The sequence ttttaatattatatcatatgcaacatataaaccatagttctttttctcctttatggcatttaatagaaaccatatttatattaattcctccaatcaaatactaacgtatcaaatacattaaatcaattatatcatatataatcaaattccctcttgttaatttaaacacttcaaactaaccaaaaaactgattctcaacatgaattcattgagctaccaaggggaccttatggacttgtagcttgaagctccaacggtatgtaaataactgactaaactctttaatcatgatatccaccatccgttaattgtcggggCACTCCACTagagaccgacagctgcactcttcacactacagatatatttctatgtccatcagatataaccaatcaacagtatgatgacccttcacaaatcgctcataagtacaactaggccaatttaccgttttgtccctgtagttacatctaacttcttaagtaccactgatctatCTAATGATACATCATATtcccactatgagtaaacccttctcgggccaagagaaggtgttgCGCCACACTGTTCaagtcctgtctcttatacacatctagatgtgtataagagacagcattatagtcccactatgagtaaacccttctcgggccaagagaaggtgttgCGCCACactgttcaagccccgaaaccAGCTCTtaaagaagcaatttatctacttacccttgcttcggggaaggagtgaatcctgtcttgtgtaactgagttcccagctccccaagcaaacgaatccccaaagtggtagatttgagtgacgatctggccactcgcacctatgcaaTCAAATGACCAttctcataggcagaagttcacaactcactcaggataaggtcatgttatcaatggtcatcctagtgaaatgaaagtctctatcatgaacgacgttatataacgagactaaacattttgtggtccggtcttatacaaactccttggtatagagcatccccgctcacatgtctaacacacaaatgatcaggatcagactatttgtagcactttacaacatttataacacctacaaagcgggccacacttgtagtgtcaccaggataaggttttcctcctttatccatatactacaaaccatttaggttatcacttaaagcacaatccacttgtatgtttccacatacatgcttaagttacaacgataaccagggatcttagtttattggtttgtggttaatgcaactaaaatatctcatattataaatcaccaaatgtttgttcatacagatgtttacaaactataggaccctacaagatttagagcatcaaccccaatacaaGCATCACacgataattcattagattgaagaatcttctagctcttcaatgggtgtctatttgaattctcaataattgtcctcatcattatagatcctagatGACCCAATTGGTCATGTCAAATTATAAATACGTcttgattcatgaacttcaggttcattgttgcatatatttCATTTACTCCTATATGAttataatacaatccagaagataaagcatgcaactcttccaatatacgtttttcatttgagacaatagatatgatatatagatattccacattattcttactatcagtctcaatatgataatcattgcaacgtatatctttaaaactaagtagatttatctttgattgactagagagtaatgcattgtcaattgtaaattttgttcctctaagCAAAATAATTTTTGCTTTTCCAAATCCTTCAATTAAgattgcagaacctgatattgtattgattTTTGCTTCCAGTATtgttagtttggaaaaatattttctacttgtaagtattgcatgtgtagttgcactgtcttctagacatagatcttctttactcagtTTTTAATCACCCAATATATAAAATGAtccaggtttcttcattaaaagaaaataattacaataagacaAACaatatttggaatatacaaaggttaacatctattaagagaagaaaaaaacatggagatgaaaaaaaaacaacattaaatctagatattttcaaagtcaaaggaaacatTTGATGTTCCATTAATCCTGccgattttctcttcaggagattcaaagaagttcgccatatccaaatttttcatatgggatgagtcaaatatgtcattatcgtggtatacaaaatttgcttccacatttttctttttttttttttccttcaaggaggCTTGATAAAGATCAATTAAATGTTTTGACATACgataggtacgtgaccaatgcccagtcattccgcatcggaagcgtttatttttaacattttttgaattcttatcttgtggagcttttcctttatgatcatcatttttgcatggttcttttgaaatttgaatgattagaacgaccaccactaaaataataattatttcttcttctaccacagccacgacctcgaccatgacCACGATCTCGgccaaaaatattaaaattcataGTATTCACTTCCAGGAATGTTGtttagagttagaaaacatgCAACAGAAGAACAACGGATCATTACGTATTCTAATTCATTGATTTTAGCtttgaattaagcatgctcCATAAACTatgaagagggtttcaagacatacctttgaagaaacactttAATCTTGAATCTCAACTGCAATCTTCTTGAAATCAGCTTGTGAATCACCTCAATGCCTTCTTTACTATCCTCTAGGTGACTTAGATTGAgctgtgggactcaaaataagcttggattaagggAAAATGGAGAAGAAGATCACTAGTTTATCAGCTGAAGACTCTTTTCCAACTTAGAGAGATTTTCAGCCAAAATCAATCCTTTTGCATGCTAAATTCCACTAAGATTCTTCAGTATATATTGCATGACAATCATGCTAGAACAATTATTGCATGAAtagcagctcatgcttggattaATGACTGAATTAGGTGAGTGGAAAGTGTGTAAGCAAGTTGGAAATggaagtgggaaaatcccaattttccatttccaattttcttctcttttttttcttttaatttgaaaattttcaaattaaaacttaatttaagtttttaattcaataattaaaactggaattatatttaattttacaaaaattaatttaaaattaatttttctaataaaattaataattaataattaattaatcaatttaattaattctaattaatttaatatcaaatattaaattaatttaacaccaaTTCCACTATCTTggatccctattcatgaatttaatatttaaatcatatttaaatattaatttattctccaatttcgtttaattccaaaattaaatgcgTAATTAGATCAcgtataattactaattcccttaattctaatttgaacgtttcaaattaacttatcacgctactctaatgCTAATCCATTTGTTtattagtagggggacctcgtggatctacagatcatgggctccaacgatccgagattaattgttaaactctttacactgaattaacccacattcgttaactattaggtcactccactaaagcctagagttgcattcccctcactgtagatatattgtattcactcgatataaccatgattattaAGTTAACCTTTTATagattgttcataataacggttgggccaaatgactgttttacccccgagattacctcttgttccttaagtcccactgattctctaataaacaattggtttgtgatccgatcatcaaaccgagtccctctcgagtcaatgagagggtggggccccttattcgagactcgaagtcagcacttaagagaacaacctctctactatccctaaaagcgagtaggaatgaattccatcttgcaccctatgtccccatctatctacccaattttacccctgaaataggaggtttattgagccggcactgttgatccaaccctcacctatgcaaatctaaggataatctcgaataaacagaagttcatagttagctcaggattcaggataagttacctaggtcatcactttgaaataatcagtcttatacaataaataacgttataaagtaaaagtgacttatttcatggtccgatcttgtgcaaactcattgcacaggacgcccccacttctcatatCATTACATATaagaatcaggatcacttcgtctgtagcactttacaactttttgtaacaactacagagtgggccgcatccaatagtgttaccagaataaggcacccaaccttattcatatactatagaccatttagactatttactcgaacctgatccatttttatgtctccacataaagttcaagtactcatgtaatagtcatggttCTTTTAGtgtattggatttatttctaaaacaaaataagcaattcatatattcaataacaactttattgaattttcaaaataagtttaattgtttacaaaccacgagttttaagacataaaacctaacaaactcccacttggactaaaacttcaatGGTAGCATATAATaatgagtttttgagttttacggagaaatacaataaactaaggcataacaTACCTATGGgtttttcttccacttgccctaggttataaacTTCAtagtcctagtcttactaggagattctcaaacactttagctgagagaatcgttgtaaacatgttagtgtacaatagacttcttattaaactatatagggaatgcatcttattttcacaACTCTTGTTTCTCAACAATGGCTAGGAagtcatacattcctcccactacatcgaggtactctcaactctttgagtaagatgcatctgacctgtctaAACAACCTTTTATTTACAATGTCAgtttttaatcaataactctttattgatatatgcaaaattttatggaaataaataatacatggtgatctcgtatatttttccaaaaagtTTGGTATTTGTCAACATAAACGCTTAATTTTTGTttacatgaaaaaaaattcttcttttGGCTTGTCTACAAATAAGCATGCCTTTCGACAATATTCCAACACTTAAGGGTTCGACATTAACACTTATatcgatcttttcagatttctgaactatgtaaacaacttttacatatcataaacaacttttatgagTTCTCTATATCTCATATGGATCTTCAGAAGTAccttaaaattgaaatgatgttaaaaaaacaattaaggcaACTAAGTACAAAGTTCTTActtgatttcatgttctatcaaatagtcctagaaatctcaaactttctatacttaTTATTTGATCCAATCAAagtattttagttttattttacctaacaagttttgtacactttgaacatttcaagtgttctaaacttatcGCTTAAGTTAAATAACTACCTGCCTTTATTGATTTCTAGccttttaaatatctaaatatttgcaaatggcttttaacgaGGTTGGTTCTCACAGAAGTTGCTTTGtaatagaacaaacataacttttgctaatgaacatttcatttacaacaaaaagtttttacaatttgttcttttataacaagataaaataacttttattactATAACAAAAGTAGATAAGATCATCTTCTGATAGCAACTgcaacatctcccactggttAACTGAAGTACAACAAGCAatcttcaggaactagtttccctGTTTTGCTTTCTCTGCTCTTTTCTCTACAAGGTATTGAGGGCAATTTCTATTCCAGTGCTCTTCTTTtttgcaatggaaatattttcctttatttgcaGCATTTGTCTTGCCTTTTCTGCCAGTGGGttccttcttccttttcccCTTGTTCTTCTTAActagaatactcttactctgtgaaaaataagcaatatcaagCTTTTTGGAGGACGTTTCTATCTTCTCTCCGGTGGTAATATTTACCTTTGGTTCCAGACCTCTTGCTCTCATCttagtctggtaagcctgtagctcatttagaagagtagtcaagttatattctattttattcatgacCGCGCTCGTACAGAACTGCaaaaaactcttcggaagagattcaagaataaaaccaacttgactcttctcGTCAACGACAGCTCCATTTACTTCTGCTacgttgaaatggaccatcatgtccaggatatTTCTTTAATAGAGGCCACTTCTTTCATACGGTagttgtaaacgtatttgatagcatcatgcctcagggagaaggacggttgtccaaacatcccacagaaagattccataatctctcaTGTTTTTCACCAATACATCAGATATGTTGGCAAGAATATAGGCAGGACTTTCCTGTTAGCCTTGATCCATCTGTCGTATGTATCCCGAATATTTTGGTTTGCATTTGAGCCAAtaatgggaggacactcctctgttAAAACGAACCGTAAGTCATCTATCACCAATATAGTATTAAGgagtattttcaaaatcaaaatccaagtcaagttttgaaataaaaaaactgtgtttaaaaaattgtttttagtttatgaaattCGACTTGAATTTTAATGTgtctttgtgaaaaaatttgtgaaattatatgaagaattttgaaaaacaagcTTTAGATTTTTTGTtaagatattttaaaattgggtaattattttaaatagtaaaagtattgaaaatatttttaaatatagtaaaatgtcactatctatcacttactatatttgtaaataagttgactcattttcctataattaaaaacaactcttaaaaattaagcttacaaaccatGTTTCTATTTATTAGTTTCTTTGTTATATTATCTGCTTTTAGCAAAtgtttagaaaaggaaaaagaagtttttacaaacTTGCTCTTGTTTTCCAAATTCAACTTAGAATTTAAATGCTTGTTTTTACAAgtaaaaatttcataaacagaaaaccaaaaccaaaatcataatcaaatgatacttaaattgttgttttaatgaaaatatttagagatctaaaatgttttattttaatcgCTTAATTGGAAAAACatataatattgatttttttaaaaaaaacattatttttaagCACAAcaattgtttattattattattattattattattattttagtttaaccTATTAAATTGAGTGGATTCAAATCTtgatatttgtatttttaaatacatCAGTTGTTGGTAGAtaagattttgaatttatgGATAATGGACAATTACTTCGATCCTTTTAACAACAATAATGATATGAACTATCGactttaacatatttatatgtcgGTTTCGTTTTTTACGTTAAAATTAGGATTAGGAGGGAGAAGATGTACAATAGATAATAAATATACATACCTTTgcaagttaataatttcttgaatATGTAAGTTTAGTATGAATTTTAATATATCATAAATGGTTTTGCAAATTATAGAGCCAACCATATTAAATTATCAAATAGAATTGACCAAGGCACATTATACTAgtcaaactttcaaatttaattcaccTCTAAAATAGCCAATTAATGGACATGCAATGCAACCAAACTTTCCTCTTTGAAGCAAACACATTCAATCCTTAACCAACATTTTATTTAGTTAACATATACTAAACTCCAAATaccaattcaaataaattaatttattaaattgtttagGTTGCGTTAGATAACCATTTCGATTTTAGTTTCTGGTTTTTGTAAATTAAGCTTATGAACTTTACTTTTACCCCTAAATCAACATTGATAATCTATAACACCAACTTCAATCGATAACAAGCCATGTTACAATTGGAGGTACACAATAAACCCTAAATCAAAGAGCTGGAATTTAGAGGAGGGAGAGAGAGGAGAGAAAAACAGGAAGAGAGAAGGgcgaaaaagaaaagaaaaacacacctcattcaaaaaataatataaaactaGTAAATATTGTTACTTCATTTAGAATTTTCCAACTCACCATGTCATGTCATCTTTCCGTTAGTCAAATTAATCCATAGACTATTTAGAAGCATTTTCCAAACTAGGGATGAACATCGAtcgattttttaatttgaaatttttccaAACCGATACCAACTGACTTCGATGCGGTCGATTTAAGGACGAAAATAGACACTAATATCAAATCTCAAAAAACAAGAAGTGTATTTTGCTTCTAAAAGACCTCcgaatattaaaatatttccaaacttttaaaaatcaattaaactattatatataaatttgactTTTAACTCCAGTTAATTGGATCAATTGGACACCATACAGCTCAAGTAATATTGAAGTACTTTttctaattattcttttttttttcaaatgtattaTAATTAAGTATGAGTGGGGGAAATCGAACCTCTGACCTCAAGATCGATAGTATGAACGTTAATCTATGTTTAGGTTGACTACTTTTTCTATCTAGATAGACACAAACCTCAAATTTGGTCATAATATAACTTAACTCTAAACTCTTAACAACCTGGATGATGCTAATGACTTtatgaatagaaaaagaaataaagagaatTAATGAATAGGCAACAAGCGGCGCACATGAACGTTCTTCTTTTTCTTACACAACTGTTTTGAATAGAAAGCGGGAATCACGCTAAGGCTGGcaaaatttatgcaaaaattcCTCATTCGGTGAATCCCAGCTAGCCATTTCAATCATTTTCTGGGTCCCATCtcattcaatttaatattacattacaaataaagaataaattttatatatcttTTTGTTCATACCTAAAATTTTGGatctttaaatttcaaagtATTACATAATACTTCCATAACATTTTACtataaaatgtaatatttttaaatattttttatatttaaaaaatccctaatgatgatttaaaattaattaataaatattaagaccaataattgaaaatttgtatttaatgaaaagtcAAAGTTAAAAAATCTTGAAACTTAaagatcaaattaaaacaaaacttaaatctcgATTACAAAATTGTAATGTTTTGAAAgaactaaattaaaaccaaacttaaaatttaaggactaaaaaaataacattttaaacTTTGAAATCAAATGAAAACTAGAATCTAACCCCTAGAGATCATAAAGGTATTTTTCTCAACAAACAACAATATAAAGCATACCCATTTACATAGAGAGAGTTTTGAATAATATAAAGTGAAAGGTGTGTGGGGCCAAAAAGAATATGATGCTACTGCTATTATTCATAACAAGCAGTAGTAGCTCAATTCAACAtcattgataaataaataaagttgtCCAATTGAAAGTGGGTGTTTAGTGACAAATTGGGGTTAgtagtgtaaatcttgaaacttgAGAACATTAGactgaaacaaaactcaaatctcaatgtAATAttattgtaacattttgaaggaattaaattgaaaccaaactcaaaactaagTATTGAAAAGAAGTATTTTTCTCTACAAACAATATAAAACATAGAGTTTTGAATGTGGACTGCGGGGCAAAAAGAATATGATGATACTACTCTACTCTTATTCATAACAAGCAGCAGAAGCGCAGCAGCAGAAGCGCAGCAGCACAATTCAAGATCCttgattaataaatatattggtCAGATTGAAGAATATATGAATCCCACAGAGTTCAAGAATATGATCTCTTTTATGTCCGATGACTACAAAAGAATGAATGTGTATCTCCCTATAGTTATTTACCCATCATGTAAATACCCTTTTTTTCCCCTCACATCTCTCCCTATCTACAAACGCCCCTTCAACAAATCAAAAATCTGGAAAAGAAAAACTCACAGACTAGATAGACCAGACAGACAGAGTTGTGAATGCAAAGCTTAAGCCTTCTCTtcttttccaattctaaatgtCCTTTGACGTTTAAGAAATGCGCGTTTTAATAGGTTTTAGCTTTAATCCCATACTTTCTGGAGAAAGAAGCTCTGGGGAGATGCAAGATGGACTGAGCGGACTCCGTGGACTGTCGCTGAACTGGCACGGCCTATACAACCCGTACCCCATGAAGAAGTACTCCATAGGTATCAACATTGCGTGTGGCTGCTCTTCGGTTACCATCGATCCACAAGCTTGGACCTGCGTTAACCAATCGTTGAGTTTAACTATTTAACAAAACCTAGGCAGTTGCTGCTGCATAGTGAAGTATGCCGAATGCATCCACCACTTGTTCAGCCATCGCATGCATTTCGTGCTGAAAGGAAGGTTTTCATTCTTTTGAATAATGTCATACCTCAACCAAGGCACTATATCTTCTATCCAATTTTGATATCATATGGAGTGCTTCAGAATGGAAAGGCGAGCTGTCCCCGACGAAAATGAGAGTACGACACCGGAGCCTCTTCAACCCTTCGGTAATGTCTGGTCTTCTGCAAAAAGGCAAACACAAGGTTGCAGATTTGACATATGTGGACAGGGGAAAGAATGGCTGAGATGGGAAAAGCATTTACCTATTAATTGCTTGGAGGAACCTCAAAACATTGTTGCTCTGTCTCTCATCCAGCAACTGACAAAATAGATATACCCTCTTATTCAAACCACGCAAAAAATTTGAAGAACTAACAAGAGATGTTTGCCCAACAGAAAGAAACAAGACAAACTAGTTTCAGACAATCCAAAACTCTCAGAATTGAATGATTGACATAAAGCACATACTTTTCTACATGCTTGAACTATATCAGACTCGGCAACTTCGACACTACCACGGACCTCCTGTTGCATGTAATAACAATCTCATGAATCCAGTCAACAAGAATATAAAAGACGAACACAGAAAGACAAATTAACTCTTAAGAATGGACACTATATTTACCTTGCTGAAGTACCGCTGAAGCAAGCACTCTTTCAACAAACCGCACATGCCATAGAAGTATAACAAGTTTGACATTACCTGCAATTACAAGGGATATGCGATTATTTAACATGTATAAAAACTTGAGTTTATTTCAGTGTGAGAATGATGAAGACTTGAAAAGGCTACCTTATTATAGAACCACTCGGACCAAGAGGGAGACTTGCACAAGGGGGATATAAGAATTAAACCAAGAACTCGCTCTCTATATTTCAActgtaaaacaataaaattggtCAGACCAAGAAAAACTTTTGATTCAACTTCACAATGAATTTCACCATACGATGAACCTACAGCAAAAAGACTAAGAATGTAAGCGCCAGCTGTTACCCCCATGCACATCACTGCACCAAGTCTGTAATAGAAATATCCCAATGATAAATCAACAATATAATCTTTTATCTCTTTTTCAATAGTGGAGAGAAGGGCATTGTAATTACCCAAAATAGTTGAGAACCTCAAGGATTTGATCTGCTAAATCATCAGCAGATGGTGAAGGATCATCCTCACAAATCTCAGCAGCTCCCAACTGCAAGAACTCTTGGTAAAGTTCCAAAAAGGAAACTATGTGAATATAGTATTCATGAGCAAACACAAAGTTATCCATACACAAATTTACTCAACAATAATACAGACCTCATGTCCAGGAGGGCTGATATGGTAGATACAAAAGTTGTGAAGTAGCAACGAAGCTGCTTCCGGGAAAAAGAATAATCCTTGAAAACATGACATATCTGCAAGAACTCGGGGAAAAGACACCAGTTAAAAGTTATCTCACATAATATAACAAGAAACCAAATATCTAAAATATCACCACCAAAATCACAACATAAAGATAATTCCAAGCACTTACGATTTAAAGCCAAATCAGGATAAGTAATGAGTGGCGGCTTGTCTTGGTCTCCACAGACTATTACAGACACAGAACCCTGGCCAGTTCGTACATGATGCTCCTGAAAATAACATGAGTGGCATATCTTAAGTCAGCAAGATGATATGAGAAGTAAAGGGGGAAATGAAAACATTGGAATCAAGAAGAATGTCAATACACGAAACATTCTCATAGTAGTCCCAATTACATATTATTTCCACATGAACTATGGGTGAGAGTAAAAGGGGAGCCTTTGAGGAAAGAAAAAAGTTCAAATAGTCCAACATTTCCAGCCAAGTATATCCGTAAAGAACAGTCCAAGTGCATTTCCTTTCAAGATGCCCAAGCTAACTTGTCCCTTCAACTTAGTATAACTTTATAAAAGTAGTGCGCATAACAAATTTATGGTTCAGCATTTAAATTATCAATAGCTTAAAACTTATAACAGCCAAGATAAATAAGCAACTATCCCTGTTAACACACATAAAGTTTCatcacaaaaagaagaaaagaaccaGAAAAGTGGGTAAGGATAAGGTTTATTCAGTAGACCGCAATTTGCTTTCAGCAACGGGCAGTATCACATTCACGAGGGATGAATACAACCATAgaacgagaaaaaaaaaaaaaaaaaaaaggtcaaaaaagtaaaaacaatcTTAATCTGCAAACgaaatttaaacataaaataccaCCACTGCaagaagaaggggaaaaaaaatggaaaaatatctAACAGACAATACCGTCTATGCAACCAATTGATAATTGGAAAGTTCAAACGAACAATAACTATATACCCCAAACAGAACAATTAAAGATCTTTAAAAAGCACAAACTAAAGATGTCTTCAATCCGTTGTTACCTTCATAAAAGCTCAACCAGTCGAAAACCCTTTATCAAAAGAGGtaaagaaaaattgaatgtaATAAGGACCAAAAAGAGAACGTAacaattagaaaagaaaaataaaaggacCCCAGAAGCCAGAAATAGGAAATGCACAAAGCCCATCGTTATCACATCTTGCATTTAAACAAGCAGGGATAAAACACCGATCCCTGAATCAAGAAAGTAACCTCAAAACCAAACCCATTAAgtagctaattaattaatttttggaaaagGGGTTTgaacttaattattaataacttgcaaaaattggaaaatcctCGGTCAATCAAGACTCAGAAATGAACCAGATCGGAACGgaaaaaagaaatacaagagTGGAAAAGTTACAATCCCCAAATAATTTCCTACTTTTTTCTTCACATCCAAACAAAACTATAGAATGCCATAAGACATTTCACCAATAATGAGAACCCCCAGCCCCACAGTCAAAAGAAAACGGGATATTAAGCCAATCAAATCAGCAAAAAAACCCCCGATcgacaaaaaagaaaagtaaaaaacgATTCAAATACACCATAAACAAATGCATTAAAGAAAACCcccaaatagaaaaaaaaatggaagaaatgagttGAAATTTAGATGAACCTTGCCGCCGAGATAGATCTTCTCCATGTCGACGGAAACAGAGTCATTAGAATCTGCCATGGCCGTAGCTCTATGTCCGTCCAATAGCGCCACCACCAGAACAGCCGCTCGCCGTCGCTCACGGAggacctctctctctctctcttttactcTCTTCTCTCGTCTTCCAGAATTATAGGCTTTGGCTTCGTTGGCTTATATACAAAGcgattctttcttttctctctgtCTGTTTTAATAAACTCTTTTCTTTctgtttttttctctctctattttatcttttttttattattatttttttttccctctataTCTATCTAACGGGCAAAATTTAACCTACGGTTAATGTCCACCGACGCTCGGAGACCCTCTACACCAACTGAAATTAACCCGTTAACCGTGGTC comes from Benincasa hispida cultivar B227 chromosome 2, ASM972705v1, whole genome shotgun sequence and encodes:
- the LOC120072265 gene encoding protein NDL1-like isoform X2 is translated as MADSNDSVSVDMEKIYLGGKEHHVRTGQGSVSVIVCGDQDKPPLITYPDLALNHMSCFQGLFFFPEAASLLLHNFCIYHISPPGHELGAAEICEDDPSPSADDLADQILEVLNYFGLGAVMCMGVTAGAYILSLFALKYRERVLGLILISPLCKSPSWSEWFYNKVMSNLLYFYGMCGLLKECLLQRYFSKEVRGSVEVAESDIVQACRKLLDERQSNNVLRFLQAINRRPDITEGLKRLRCRTLIFVGDSSPFHSEALHMISKLDRRYSALVEVQACGSMVTEEQPHAMLIPMEYFFMGYGLYRPCQFSDSPRSPLSPSCISPELLSPESMGLKLKPIKTRIS
- the LOC120072265 gene encoding protein NDL1-like isoform X3 — protein: MKEHHVRTGQGSVSVIVCGDQDKPPLITYPDLALNHMSCFQGLFFFPEAASLLLHNFCIYHISPPGHEFLQLGAAEICEDDPSPSADDLADQILEVLNYFGLGAVMCMGVTAGAYILSLFALKYRERVLGLILISPLCKSPSWSEWFYNKVMSNLLYFYGMCGLLKECLLQRYFSKEVRGSVEVAESDIVQACRKLLDERQSNNVLRFLQAINRRPDITEGLKRLRCRTLIFVGDSSPFHSEALHMISKLDRRYSALVEVQACGSMVTEEQPHAMLIPMEYFFMGYGLYRPCQFSDSPRSPLSPSCISPELLSPESMGLKLKPIKTRIS
- the LOC120072265 gene encoding protein NDL1-like isoform X1; the encoded protein is MADSNDSVSVDMEKIYLGGKEHHVRTGQGSVSVIVCGDQDKPPLITYPDLALNHMSCFQGLFFFPEAASLLLHNFCIYHISPPGHEFLQLGAAEICEDDPSPSADDLADQILEVLNYFGLGAVMCMGVTAGAYILSLFALKYRERVLGLILISPLCKSPSWSEWFYNKVMSNLLYFYGMCGLLKECLLQRYFSKEVRGSVEVAESDIVQACRKLLDERQSNNVLRFLQAINRRPDITEGLKRLRCRTLIFVGDSSPFHSEALHMISKLDRRYSALVEVQACGSMVTEEQPHAMLIPMEYFFMGYGLYRPCQFSDSPRSPLSPSCISPELLSPESMGLKLKPIKTRIS